A genomic stretch from Candidatus Flexicrinis proximus includes:
- a CDS encoding class I SAM-dependent methyltransferase, with the protein MSARDRAKWNQTYKSKADTPYPRPDMLLLDYTPAPREGANRALDLAGGRGQNGLWLATQGYTVDIIDISRVALDQAQQEMAARGIRKVNLLSMDLDTTPLEPAAYDVVCIFRFLNRRLLGEIAESIKQGGRIIYETYTLQYLDEKPDFNPDFCLLGNELASAFDGWRILLNTEGGPVAQFVAIKP; encoded by the coding sequence ATGTCCGCGCGTGATCGGGCGAAGTGGAATCAAACTTATAAGTCGAAGGCCGATACTCCGTACCCGCGTCCGGATATGCTGCTGCTCGACTACACCCCTGCCCCGCGCGAAGGCGCAAATCGTGCGCTTGATCTGGCTGGCGGTCGCGGGCAGAACGGGCTCTGGCTTGCCACACAGGGTTACACCGTCGATATCATTGACATCAGCCGTGTCGCGCTGGATCAGGCACAGCAGGAAATGGCAGCCCGGGGAATCCGGAAAGTCAATCTGCTGTCGATGGACCTGGATACGACCCCGCTCGAACCCGCCGCATATGACGTCGTCTGTATCTTCCGCTTCCTGAACCGCCGGCTTCTCGGTGAGATCGCCGAGTCGATCAAGCAGGGCGGCAGGATTATCTACGAAACTTATACGCTGCAGTACCTGGACGAAAAACCGGACTTCAATCCCGACTTCTGTTTGCTGGGCAATGAACTCGCGAGTGCTTTCGACGGTTGGCGCATTCTTCTGAACACGGAAGGCGGGCCGGTTGCACAGTTCGTCGCAATCAAGCCATAG
- a CDS encoding SH3 domain-containing protein — protein sequence MLKRLVLFALTLAAFGAFGLVATQPVQAQAFYGSNWTGEYFNNPTFTPPVAFTQVDAQINYNYGGAGPTNAAAPAFPVDNFSVRWTGTQQIPASGNYQFTVVREDDVRVTVNGVVLINFLNQDLSGSGPVSGTLALSAGTATIVVEYIARTGNASIIFYYQLVTGNPTNPGVFFTPTTTLTASRTPLPAIPPGAITATVIKASILNTRDAPSTGGRKLGQILRGETYAVLGRDADARWFLLQLGGYQAWAYGYYLYINGNEFTPPITSPFGTLGVPGGYADTGVVAQSTATLVLRDIPSVAGTQIGRVTWGSFLPVVGRTGDGFWYQVAWKGTIGWVYSPFTDIIQGDINVVPVR from the coding sequence ATGCTTAAACGACTCGTCTTATTTGCACTGACCCTTGCAGCCTTCGGGGCGTTTGGCCTAGTGGCAACGCAGCCCGTACAGGCGCAGGCATTCTATGGTTCAAACTGGACGGGCGAATACTTCAACAACCCGACATTCACGCCCCCGGTCGCATTTACGCAGGTCGACGCACAGATCAACTACAACTACGGGGGCGCCGGCCCGACCAATGCCGCGGCACCCGCGTTCCCGGTTGACAATTTCTCCGTGCGCTGGACAGGCACCCAGCAAATTCCCGCTTCCGGGAACTATCAGTTCACGGTAGTGCGTGAAGACGATGTACGCGTTACGGTCAATGGCGTCGTGCTGATCAACTTCTTGAACCAGGATCTAAGCGGTTCCGGCCCGGTAAGCGGGACGCTGGCGCTTTCGGCTGGTACAGCGACGATCGTCGTTGAATACATCGCACGTACGGGTAACGCCAGCATCATCTTCTACTATCAGCTCGTCACCGGAAATCCGACCAACCCCGGCGTGTTCTTTACCCCGACCACGACGCTCACGGCCAGCCGCACGCCCCTGCCAGCCATCCCGCCGGGTGCGATCACCGCTACTGTCATTAAGGCATCCATTCTGAATACCCGCGACGCGCCGAGTACGGGCGGCCGCAAACTGGGACAGATCCTGCGCGGCGAAACCTACGCTGTGCTGGGTCGCGATGCCGATGCGCGATGGTTCCTGCTGCAGCTTGGCGGTTATCAGGCATGGGCATACGGCTACTATCTGTATATCAACGGCAACGAGTTCACCCCACCGATCACCAGTCCGTTCGGGACGTTAGGTGTCCCGGGTGGCTATGCCGATACCGGTGTTGTCGCACAATCGACCGCCACGCTGGTCTTGCGCGATATCCCTTCAGTCGCCGGAACACAGATCGGTCGCGTGACCTGGGGTTCGTTCCTTCCGGTTGTCGGCCGTACCGGTGATGGCTTCTGGTATCAGGTGGCATGGAAAGGCACGATAGGCTGGGTGTACTCTCCATTTACCGACATAATCCAGGGCGATATAAACGTCGTACCGGTGCGATGA
- a CDS encoding copper resistance protein CopC codes for MRLRILLFALLFLAPGAPVRAHAYLIESDPGANAQVSTAPEAIRLRFSEPIEQSFSTIRVIDLAGTELLHGGIVDPSDPFTLSLDVTDDLPEGIYTVSWRVFSTADGHNTQGHFAFGIGMAAGTRSTQIIDETIRPESAGARVLDMLGTALTLGVLVFAFTVWRPGRSQGLPVRDLRFLRLMRTGWYTAGAGLVLGLLAQSANLTGTTLAGSITDGSVIRLLAESSYGPIWLGRLVVWGIFGFTLFAARSRPALWGALFGLGIGMAVFPSLVSHARSLGTIDALINDMVHRITAALWVGGLIAWVGALWPDLTLAVKPVSRAVNRFSNLARFYVMLLAAGGLFAAIQHIPSGEALLETVYGRALTVKGLLFGLMFVLAAFNLLVVERRLRRGVEAWIPVLRISVSAEMMLGAVLMLMSAVMASTVPSRDVLTLRTQTERLITAGEGVPFFGMEIQDPVMLHFEIYPGIAGENEFIVSPYSLPETEPIVDATRVWLQFTHQDLGTSELVVEPDGSGNYIAMGENLSIPGEWQIRITLERPGETDTILDFDVTIPLP; via the coding sequence ATGCGTCTTCGGATCTTGCTTTTCGCGCTGCTTTTCCTGGCTCCTGGTGCTCCTGTACGCGCCCATGCATACCTGATCGAGTCCGATCCGGGAGCAAACGCGCAAGTAAGTACGGCACCGGAGGCCATCCGCCTCAGATTCAGCGAACCCATTGAACAGTCGTTCAGCACTATTCGCGTCATCGACCTCGCCGGTACAGAACTGCTTCACGGCGGGATAGTCGATCCATCCGACCCTTTCACGCTCAGCCTTGACGTGACGGACGACCTGCCTGAAGGCATCTATACCGTGAGCTGGCGGGTATTCAGTACAGCCGACGGCCACAACACACAAGGTCATTTTGCGTTCGGCATCGGGATGGCGGCTGGAACACGTTCGACGCAGATCATAGATGAGACGATCCGGCCTGAATCAGCCGGCGCGCGCGTGCTCGACATGCTCGGCACCGCGCTGACGTTAGGCGTCCTGGTGTTCGCGTTCACGGTCTGGCGCCCGGGAAGGTCACAGGGGCTGCCCGTGCGCGACCTCCGATTCCTGAGGCTGATGCGTACGGGTTGGTACACGGCGGGTGCGGGACTCGTGCTGGGGCTGCTTGCCCAGTCCGCCAACCTGACCGGAACCACGCTGGCAGGTTCAATCACCGACGGCAGCGTAATTCGATTGCTCGCCGAGAGTAGTTATGGTCCCATTTGGTTGGGGCGGTTAGTGGTGTGGGGCATCTTCGGTTTCACCCTCTTCGCGGCGAGAAGCCGCCCCGCGCTGTGGGGGGCACTGTTCGGCTTAGGCATCGGCATGGCGGTCTTCCCGAGTCTGGTCAGCCATGCCCGTTCGCTCGGCACGATTGATGCACTCATCAACGATATGGTTCATCGGATCACGGCGGCCTTGTGGGTCGGCGGATTAATCGCCTGGGTTGGGGCGCTGTGGCCTGATTTGACGCTGGCAGTTAAACCCGTCAGCCGAGCGGTAAACCGTTTCTCGAACCTGGCGCGCTTCTACGTCATGCTGCTGGCAGCCGGCGGGTTATTCGCAGCGATCCAGCATATTCCATCCGGCGAGGCGCTTCTGGAGACCGTGTATGGGCGCGCGCTAACGGTAAAAGGTCTGCTTTTTGGGCTGATGTTCGTGCTTGCGGCTTTCAACCTGCTGGTCGTTGAAAGGCGCTTGAGACGCGGAGTTGAAGCGTGGATTCCAGTGCTGCGAATCTCGGTCAGCGCGGAAATGATGCTCGGCGCGGTACTGATGCTGATGTCGGCAGTTATGGCCTCGACCGTCCCTTCGAGGGATGTCCTGACCCTGCGCACCCAAACCGAAAGGCTGATCACGGCCGGGGAAGGCGTCCCGTTTTTCGGAATGGAAATTCAGGACCCGGTGATGCTGCATTTCGAGATTTATCCGGGAATTGCAGGTGAAAACGAGTTTATCGTCAGCCCCTACAGCCTACCGGAGACTGAACCTATCGTTGATGCGACCCGGGTCTGGCTCCAATTCACGCATCAGGATCTGGGCACGAGCGAACTCGTCGTGGAGCCGGATGGCAGCGGCAATTACATCGCAATGGGCGAAAACCTGAGTATTCCCGGAGAGTGGCAGATCAGAATCACGCTGGAGCGACCAGGTGAAACGGACACCATCCTGGACTTCGACGTGACGATTCCCCTACCATAG